One genomic segment of Ignavibacteriota bacterium includes these proteins:
- a CDS encoding PhnD/SsuA/transferrin family substrate-binding protein: MNNFFKILQNRFLLLFFISIIPLKDSLTQLKKHYTLGMSKELLEGVNVKDARAVLEIWTEMLRQNFKDVEKIDVMLFSKSSDLVDAIAKKDVDIIYTSSVVFKANNLDEKYGLEPLVILNTGSNKNFDLYLFTNSKNKFTNFKNFKDKIIMVQGGKFKVINELWLDLLCLQNGEMDKYKFFKKVEFTEKPMQGVLPVFFGKADVCVISSGSYASIQEMNPQISKSLTKIYERKNLVNEMICLPKDFSKSEKEIILNASINYEKLPNINQLGKILKSLGSYTYSDSAFAGINNLFNDYQKLKGK, encoded by the coding sequence ATGAACAATTTTTTCAAAATATTACAAAATAGATTTCTTTTATTGTTTTTTATATCAATTATTCCTCTGAAGGATAGCTTAACTCAATTAAAGAAACATTATACTTTGGGAATGTCTAAAGAATTGCTGGAAGGTGTAAATGTTAAGGATGCACGTGCTGTTTTAGAAATTTGGACAGAAATGTTGAGACAAAATTTTAAAGACGTTGAAAAAATTGATGTAATGCTGTTTAGCAAATCTTCTGATTTGGTTGATGCAATTGCGAAAAAAGATGTAGATATTATTTATACAAGCAGCGTGGTTTTTAAAGCAAATAATTTGGACGAAAAATATGGATTGGAGCCTCTTGTAATTTTAAATACCGGTAGCAACAAAAATTTTGATTTATATTTATTTACTAACTCTAAAAATAAATTTACAAATTTTAAAAACTTTAAAGACAAAATCATAATGGTTCAGGGTGGAAAATTCAAAGTAATTAATGAACTTTGGCTTGATTTGTTATGTTTGCAAAACGGAGAAATGGATAAATATAAGTTTTTCAAAAAGGTTGAGTTTACTGAAAAACCAATGCAGGGTGTCCTACCTGTTTTTTTTGGTAAAGCGGATGTTTGTGTTATTAGCAGTGGTTCTTATGCTTCTATTCAAGAAATGAATCCGCAGATTTCCAAATCGTTAACAAAAATTTACGAAAGGAAAAACTTAGTTAATGAAATGATTTGTCTTCCAAAAGATTTCTCTAAATCAGAAAAAGAAATAATTCTTAATGCTTCAATAAACTACGAGAAATTACCAAACATAAATCAGTTAGGAAAAATTCTTAAATCGCTTGGCTCATATACTTACAGCGATTCTGCATTTGCCGGAATAAATAATCTTTTTAATGATTATCAAAAATTGAAAGGTAAATGA
- a CDS encoding HAMP domain-containing protein — translation MKTRKTIFFRIALLSWLLIIVTLAIFIFSTIPFQKQMLIERMNSEARDIASSISQVTATAIISEDYSFALEHCLNVVQESKSIKFTIITKRDGFSLIILDNGWSLDTLNGKWIEQNVDSLKGLFIFEPLINEEIFYYKYPFSYSGIDWGWIHIGLSLKNYNDGIKQIYLRTLTSSIVSILIGLIASILIARKISKPIHHLNEVTKKVTQGNLSVRSEIKSGDELEGLSESFNTMTEALGEAQINLEKKVLERTAELAESNTALEKEISVRKKGEQLLQSSLSEKEVLLKEIHHRVKNNLQIISSLLYLQSKKFNNEEIQNIFKDSQTRVKSMSLVHEKLYQSKTLSHIDFREYIQNLTNYIFNSYKNNAHIRTVVDSEDVKLNIDTAIPCGLIINEVVSNSMKYAFPENHNIEKPKICVVLKKLDELKYNLIISDNGIGLPADFEKRTSKSLGFQLINSLVNQIEGSIQINNKVGTEYVINFIDRNKVRTKET, via the coding sequence ATGAAAACAAGAAAAACCATATTTTTTAGAATTGCTCTTCTTTCTTGGTTACTAATTATTGTAACTCTTGCAATTTTTATTTTCTCTACAATTCCGTTTCAAAAGCAAATGCTAATTGAACGAATGAATTCCGAAGCGCGCGATATTGCTTCTTCGATTAGTCAAGTTACAGCTACGGCTATTATTTCAGAGGATTACAGTTTTGCTTTGGAACATTGTTTAAATGTTGTACAAGAAAGTAAATCAATTAAGTTTACGATAATTACAAAGAGAGATGGCTTTTCTCTCATAATTCTTGATAACGGCTGGAGTCTTGATACTTTAAACGGAAAATGGATTGAGCAGAATGTAGATAGCTTAAAAGGATTATTTATTTTTGAACCGTTAATAAATGAAGAAATATTTTATTACAAATATCCGTTTAGTTATTCGGGAATTGATTGGGGCTGGATACATATTGGTTTGAGTTTAAAAAACTATAATGATGGAATCAAACAAATTTATTTAAGAACTTTAACTTCGTCTATTGTGTCTATTTTAATTGGTTTAATTGCTTCTATTTTAATTGCGCGAAAAATTAGTAAACCGATTCATCATCTTAATGAAGTTACAAAAAAAGTTACGCAAGGAAATTTATCCGTTCGTTCTGAAATAAAATCCGGCGATGAACTTGAGGGTCTTTCCGAATCCTTTAACACAATGACGGAAGCTTTGGGCGAGGCGCAAATCAATTTGGAAAAAAAGGTTCTTGAACGAACAGCGGAGCTTGCAGAATCCAACACTGCACTTGAAAAAGAAATCTCCGTAAGAAAAAAGGGGGAGCAGCTTTTACAATCTTCACTAAGCGAAAAAGAAGTTTTGCTTAAAGAAATTCATCACAGAGTAAAAAATAATTTGCAGATTATTTCCAGCCTGCTTTATCTTCAAAGTAAAAAATTTAACAATGAAGAAATTCAAAATATATTTAAAGACAGTCAAACCCGCGTAAAATCAATGTCGTTGGTTCACGAAAAGCTTTATCAATCAAAAACCCTTTCCCACATTGACTTTCGGGAATATATTCAAAACTTAACAAATTATATTTTCAATTCTTATAAAAACAATGCGCATATAAGAACTGTTGTGGATTCTGAAGATGTTAAGTTAAATATTGATACGGCTATTCCCTGCGGATTAATTATTAACGAGGTTGTATCAAACTCAATGAAATATGCTTTTCCGGAAAATCACAATATTGAAAAACCAAAAATATGCGTTGTGCTTAAAAAACTTGATGAGTTGAAATATAATTTAATAATATCCGATAATGGAATTGGGCTGCCTGCTGATTTTGAAAAACGCACTTCAAAATCGTTGGGCTTTCAACTTATAAATAGTTTGGTAAATCAAATTGAAGGTTCAATTCAGATAAATAACAAAGTGGGAACCGAATATGTTATTAATTTTATTGATAGAAATAAAGTAAGAACAAAAGAAACATGA
- a CDS encoding PAS domain S-box protein, translating into MSQPKILIVEDESIVSLEIQSRLEDLGYSVSDAVYSGEEALLSVEKSFPDLILMDINLRGEIDGIDAANQIREKFNIPIIYMTAYADDETLQRAKVSSPYAYIIKPIEVRELHTSLEIALFKSSMEKKLIESEKRFRSLFENATLGLYRSSLSGAILLANNALIKMLGFDSFEDLLSRNIAVSGYVSPKRRDDFIELLNANGNIVGFESEWRKKDGSIIYISESARKDFDENGNLIFEGTVEDITKRKLAEINLKDSEEILRTVFNSGYNGIIIHDINGKIIKINQRVLSFHNITSEYALTLNISDIVKDPNNLKKLKSEWKDVLNGANKVIEIKTNSLNDNQLYDIEIYLTKLTIKESDFILANLRDITEQKRSNNTLIRTKEILRKVFDNVYNPIFIHDVNGDIIDVNDKVLSMYKLSKNEALSMNISQISSDDSPMDKALEYWKSVVAGENQLFEWKAKRPKDNFVFPVEVFLTKISIDKSDFILANVRDITEQKNFKEDLINAKENAEKSNRLKTEFLASMSHEIRTPVNTILSYSSLLKDELYDLKLFQFEDIFRSISIGGQRLIRTVDSILNMSQIQTGTYEVIIQELNLVEDILSKLFDEFKIDAANKGLQFQLEKNCSNPYVLGDSYSIGQLFTNLIDNAIKYTQSGSIIIKSYNIEKAKLCIDVTDTGIGISDEFLTQIFNPFTQETQGYSRKFEGNGLGLALVKKYCSMNNAEIFIKSKKGSGSTFTVKFNNIS; encoded by the coding sequence ATGAGTCAGCCAAAAATATTAATTGTCGAAGATGAAAGTATTGTTTCGTTGGAAATCCAAAGCCGGCTTGAGGATTTGGGATATTCTGTTTCCGATGCTGTTTATAGCGGGGAAGAAGCTCTTCTTTCGGTTGAAAAATCTTTTCCGGATTTGATTTTAATGGACATAAATTTGCGCGGTGAAATTGATGGAATTGACGCCGCTAATCAAATTAGAGAAAAATTTAATATTCCAATTATTTATATGACGGCTTATGCCGATGACGAAACTCTGCAACGGGCTAAAGTTTCCTCACCTTACGCATATATAATTAAACCAATTGAAGTAAGAGAATTACACACTTCTTTAGAAATTGCGCTGTTTAAATCTTCAATGGAAAAAAAATTAATTGAAAGTGAAAAAAGATTTAGAAGTTTGTTTGAAAATGCAACGCTTGGGCTTTACAGATCTTCGCTTTCCGGCGCAATTTTATTGGCAAACAATGCTCTAATAAAAATGCTTGGATTTGATTCTTTTGAAGATTTGTTATCGAGAAATATAGCTGTCTCGGGTTATGTAAGTCCAAAAAGACGAGATGATTTTATTGAATTGTTGAATGCTAACGGAAATATTGTAGGATTTGAATCAGAGTGGAGGAAAAAAGACGGATCAATAATTTACATATCGGAAAGTGCAAGAAAGGATTTTGATGAAAACGGAAATCTAATTTTTGAGGGAACTGTTGAAGATATTACAAAACGAAAATTGGCTGAAATTAATTTGAAGGATTCCGAGGAAATTTTGAGAACCGTTTTTAACAGCGGTTATAATGGAATTATAATTCATGATATTAACGGAAAAATTATAAAAATTAATCAGCGTGTTTTAAGTTTTCATAATATTACCAGCGAATATGCGCTTACGCTAAATATTTCTGATATTGTGAAAGATCCAAATAATTTAAAAAAATTAAAATCCGAATGGAAAGATGTTTTAAACGGTGCAAATAAAGTAATAGAAATTAAAACAAATTCTTTAAATGATAACCAGCTTTATGATATTGAAATTTACTTAACAAAATTAACAATCAAGGAAAGTGATTTCATTCTTGCAAATCTTAGAGATATTACCGAGCAAAAAAGATCAAACAATACTTTAATACGAACTAAGGAAATTTTAAGAAAAGTTTTTGATAATGTATACAACCCAATTTTTATTCATGATGTTAATGGAGACATAATTGATGTAAATGATAAAGTTTTAAGTATGTATAAACTCAGCAAGAATGAGGCTTTATCAATGAACATAAGTCAAATCTCAAGTGATGATAGTCCGATGGATAAGGCTTTAGAATATTGGAAAAGTGTTGTTGCCGGAGAAAATCAATTGTTTGAATGGAAAGCGAAAAGACCAAAAGATAACTTTGTTTTTCCGGTTGAAGTTTTTCTAACAAAAATTTCTATTGATAAAAGTGATTTTATTCTTGCGAATGTTAGAGACATAACTGAGCAAAAGAATTTTAAAGAAGATTTAATAAACGCAAAAGAAAACGCAGAAAAATCAAACCGGTTAAAAACAGAATTTCTTGCAAGCATGTCGCACGAAATTAGAACACCTGTTAATACAATTTTAAGTTACAGCTCGTTGCTGAAAGATGAGTTGTATGATTTAAAGTTATTTCAGTTTGAAGACATTTTCCGTTCAATTTCAATTGGCGGACAAAGATTAATTAGAACCGTTGATTCAATCTTAAATATGTCGCAAATTCAAACCGGAACTTATGAAGTTATAATTCAAGAATTAAATTTGGTAGAAGACATTTTATCAAAACTTTTTGATGAATTTAAAATTGATGCGGCAAATAAAGGTTTACAATTTCAATTGGAAAAAAATTGTTCTAATCCGTATGTTCTTGGCGATTCGTATTCTATTGGGCAATTGTTTACCAACTTAATTGATAATGCAATTAAATACACACAAAGCGGAAGTATAATTATAAAATCATATAATATTGAAAAAGCTAAATTATGCATTGATGTTACTGATACGGGAATTGGAATTTCCGATGAATTTTTGACACAAATTTTTAACCCTTTTACCCAAGAAACACAAGGTTATTCAAGAAAGTTTGAGGGAAACGGACTTGGTCTTGCTCTTGTTAAAAAATACTGTTCAATGAACAACGCAGAAATATTTATTAAAAGTAAAAAGGGAAGCGGAAGTACTTTTACCGTTAAATTTAATAATATTTCTTAA
- a CDS encoding DUF1684 domain-containing protein: MTIILLLQKFLYYYSTYKIEDFVKSVITTIFLSIILFCACKTENNIKPASPEYKKEVEEWHKKRIESLKKENGWLNLVGLFWLEDGENTFGSSEKNKIIFPENAPDEIGKFIKNDSIILFESNPNVNVFSNGIKINNIEMKIDLTGNPTILEVGSLKWFIIKRDEKYGIRLRDLESELVKNFIGIERFPIDENWKVNTKFIPYEKQKVVEIPTIIGTIEKEFSPGKLIFKIDNKEFALEPTSAGEKLFLVFADLTSGEETYGAGRFLYVDKPDSNNNVIIDFNKSYNPPCAFTKYATCPLPTDENKLRVRITAGEKNYGKTH; encoded by the coding sequence ATGACAATAATTTTACTTTTGCAAAAATTTCTTTATTATTATTCAACATATAAAATTGAGGATTTTGTGAAATCAGTTATAACGACAATTTTTCTTTCAATAATTTTATTTTGCGCGTGTAAAACGGAAAACAACATTAAACCAGCTTCGCCGGAATATAAAAAAGAAGTTGAAGAATGGCACAAAAAAAGAATTGAGAGTTTAAAGAAAGAAAACGGCTGGCTTAATTTAGTTGGACTTTTCTGGCTGGAAGATGGAGAAAACACTTTTGGCTCAAGTGAAAAAAACAAAATAATTTTTCCGGAAAATGCTCCGGATGAAATTGGAAAATTTATTAAAAACGATTCAATAATTTTATTTGAAAGCAATCCGAATGTAAATGTTTTTTCAAATGGAATTAAAATCAATAATATTGAAATGAAAATTGACTTAACCGGAAATCCAACAATATTAGAAGTTGGTTCTTTAAAATGGTTTATAATTAAGCGCGATGAAAAATATGGAATTAGATTACGTGATTTAGAATCGGAATTAGTAAAAAATTTTATAGGAATAGAAAGATTTCCGATTGATGAAAATTGGAAAGTTAATACAAAGTTTATTCCTTACGAAAAACAAAAAGTAGTTGAAATTCCTACAATTATTGGAACAATTGAAAAAGAATTTTCACCCGGCAAATTAATATTTAAAATTGATAATAAAGAATTTGCCCTTGAGCCAACTTCAGCCGGAGAAAAATTATTTTTAGTTTTTGCAGATTTAACAAGCGGCGAAGAAACTTACGGTGCCGGAAGATTTTTATACGTTGATAAACCCGATTCAAATAATAATGTAATTATAGATTTTAACAAATCATATAATCCGCCGTGTGCGTTTACAAAATATGCTACTTGTCCTTTGCCAACGGATGAAAATAAATTAAGAGTGAGAATTACCGCGGGCGAAAAAAATTATGGCAAGACTCATTAA
- a CDS encoding glycoside hydrolase family 5 protein translates to MQKSFEINKKIGRGVSLGNALEAPNEGEWGLKILPEYFKIIKDAGFSSVRIPIRWSSHISNKNNFTIDENFFLRIDSIVQQALENDLIVIINVHHFRELYFHPYKYERMFYVLWEQISNRYKNYSQYLLFEVLNEPHYFLSKKIWNRILKNVIPLIRLDNKERVLLVGPAKWNNIEGLNKLEIPKEFENIIITFHYYKPFIFTHQGAEWVKFSNLFLGRTWSGSNSEIQKIEKHFSKVKEWGIKNNLPINLGEFGAYYKADFNSRILWTKAVSEIAIKNEFGLIYWEFGAGFGIYDILKNEWKKDLLSSIIH, encoded by the coding sequence ATGCAAAAATCTTTCGAAATAAATAAAAAAATTGGGCGCGGCGTAAGTTTGGGAAATGCGCTTGAAGCTCCCAACGAAGGCGAATGGGGCTTAAAAATTCTTCCGGAATATTTTAAAATTATTAAGGATGCCGGCTTTTCTTCGGTACGAATTCCGATTCGCTGGTCTTCGCATATTTCCAATAAAAATAATTTTACAATTGATGAAAATTTTTTCTTACGAATTGATTCTATCGTTCAGCAAGCTCTTGAAAATGATTTAATTGTAATTATTAATGTTCATCATTTTAGGGAGCTTTATTTTCATCCATACAAATATGAAAGAATGTTTTATGTTTTGTGGGAGCAAATAAGTAATCGATACAAAAATTATTCGCAGTATTTACTTTTTGAAGTTTTAAATGAACCGCATTATTTTCTTTCAAAAAAAATTTGGAATCGCATTTTAAAAAATGTAATTCCTTTAATTAGATTAGACAACAAAGAGCGTGTGCTGTTGGTTGGTCCCGCAAAATGGAATAATATTGAAGGACTTAATAAATTAGAAATTCCAAAAGAGTTTGAAAATATTATTATCACTTTTCATTATTACAAGCCTTTTATATTTACGCATCAAGGCGCCGAGTGGGTTAAGTTTAGTAATTTATTTTTGGGAAGAACTTGGAGTGGCTCGAATTCCGAAATACAAAAAATTGAAAAACACTTTTCCAAAGTAAAAGAGTGGGGAATTAAAAATAATTTACCAATAAATTTGGGTGAGTTTGGCGCATATTATAAAGCTGATTTTAATTCAAGAATTCTGTGGACGAAAGCCGTTTCTGAAATTGCAATAAAAAATGAGTTTGGCTTAATTTATTGGGAGTTTGGCGCCGGTTTTGGAATTTATGATATTCTAAAAAACGAATGGAAAAAAGATTTGTTAAGTTCAATTATTCATTAA
- a CDS encoding aldo/keto reductase — protein MKNDISEKHVILNNNVKMPIFGLGVWQMNDGKEVENSVRYALEIGYRSIDTAALYGNEKGVGNAVISSGIKRDDIFITTKVWNSDQGYDKTLKAFSESMKKLQTDYVDLYLIHWPIAEKLQSTWKALEKLYDEKLVKAIGVSNFAINHLKELFKVSNTIPAINQFEYHPYLTQPELVKFCNENKIVVEAWAPIMKGKVNDISEVKKLSEKYNKTPAQIVLRWNLQKEIVSIPKSSRKERIFENAQIFDFELLPEDIKILDSLNKNYRLGPDPNEIDF, from the coding sequence ATGAAAAATGATATATCGGAAAAACACGTAATTTTAAATAACAACGTTAAAATGCCAATTTTCGGTTTAGGTGTTTGGCAAATGAACGATGGAAAAGAAGTTGAAAACTCCGTTCGTTATGCTTTAGAAATTGGCTACAGAAGTATAGATACCGCCGCACTTTATGGAAATGAAAAAGGCGTGGGAAATGCAGTAATATCAAGTGGGATAAAAAGAGACGATATTTTCATTACGACAAAAGTATGGAACTCGGACCAAGGATATGACAAAACGTTAAAAGCATTTTCGGAAAGTATGAAAAAATTACAAACCGATTATGTAGATCTGTACTTAATTCATTGGCCAATTGCCGAAAAATTACAATCAACGTGGAAAGCTCTTGAGAAACTTTATGATGAAAAATTAGTTAAGGCAATCGGAGTAAGCAATTTTGCAATTAATCATCTTAAAGAATTATTTAAAGTTTCTAATACAATTCCCGCAATCAACCAATTTGAATATCATCCATATTTAACGCAGCCGGAACTTGTTAAATTTTGTAATGAAAATAAAATTGTTGTTGAAGCTTGGGCTCCGATTATGAAAGGAAAAGTTAACGATATTTCTGAGGTAAAAAAACTTTCTGAAAAATATAATAAAACGCCGGCGCAAATTGTTTTAAGATGGAATCTTCAAAAAGAAATTGTATCAATTCCAAAATCATCAAGAAAAGAACGGATTTTTGAAAACGCGCAAATTTTTGATTTTGAATTATTGCCCGAAGATATTAAGATTTTAGATTCTTTAAATAAAAATTATAGATTGGGTCCCGATCCAAATGAAATTGATTTTTAG
- a CDS encoding CDGSH iron-sulfur domain-containing protein, which produces MEKTKITIMPNGPVMIEGNLSVNKSTGETIKEAEKIFLCRCGQSSNKPFCDGTHKKIVFIAE; this is translated from the coding sequence TTGGAAAAAACTAAAATTACAATTATGCCAAACGGTCCAGTAATGATCGAGGGAAATTTAAGCGTAAATAAAAGTACCGGCGAAACAATAAAGGAAGCAGAGAAGATTTTTCTTTGCCGATGCGGACAATCATCAAACAAACCATTTTGTGACGGAACACATAAAAAAATAGTTTTTATAGCAGAGTAG
- a CDS encoding MarR family transcriptional regulator, which produces MKLEEEIKQKKFKSDYQKLAVNIIFTHGWLMNYQKKFFDKYDITGNQFNILRILRGQHPKPVSVNILRDRMLDKMSDASRLVERLRIKKLLIRNICKNDRRKSDINITEKGLQVLSELDTIDDEFIKLFNTLSENEIDTLNTLLDKMRG; this is translated from the coding sequence ATGAAATTAGAAGAAGAAATTAAGCAGAAAAAGTTTAAATCAGATTATCAAAAGCTAGCCGTGAATATTATTTTTACTCACGGCTGGTTAATGAATTATCAGAAAAAATTTTTTGATAAATATGATATCACCGGAAATCAATTTAATATTTTAAGAATTCTTCGGGGACAGCATCCGAAACCAGTTTCGGTAAATATTTTAAGAGATAGAATGCTCGATAAAATGTCTGATGCATCAAGACTTGTTGAAAGATTACGAATTAAAAAATTATTAATTCGAAATATTTGCAAGAATGATAGAAGAAAATCAGATATAAATATTACCGAAAAAGGATTGCAAGTTTTAAGCGAACTTGATACAATTGATGATGAATTTATTAAACTTTTCAATACTTTATCAGAAAACGAAATTGATACTTTAAATACATTGTTAGATAAAATGAGAGGATAA
- a CDS encoding YceI family protein produces MKTIKIAVMVFLLAGISFAQTNWGLDKSHSKIGFSVTHMIITETEGQFNSFDVKVVSKNDNFEDAQIDFSADVNSIDTDNEKRDAHLKGDDFFSAEKFPKMTFVGKSFKKVSDKNYKLVGNLTIRDVTKEVTLDVKYNGTVKDPWGNTKAGFKVSGEINRFDFGLKWNAALETGGLVVSEDVTLNINLELNKL; encoded by the coding sequence ATGAAAACAATAAAAATAGCAGTAATGGTTTTTCTACTTGCCGGAATTAGCTTTGCACAAACAAATTGGGGATTAGATAAATCTCACTCAAAAATTGGTTTTAGCGTAACGCACATGATAATTACCGAAACCGAAGGACAGTTTAATTCTTTTGACGTAAAAGTCGTTTCAAAAAATGATAATTTTGAAGATGCGCAAATCGATTTTTCTGCAGACGTAAACAGTATTGATACGGACAATGAAAAAAGAGATGCACATTTAAAAGGTGATGATTTTTTCAGCGCAGAAAAATTTCCCAAAATGACTTTTGTCGGAAAATCATTTAAGAAAGTAAGCGATAAAAATTATAAGTTAGTTGGTAATTTAACAATCAGAGACGTAACCAAAGAAGTTACTTTAGATGTTAAATATAACGGAACAGTAAAAGATCCTTGGGGAAATACAAAAGCCGGATTTAAAGTTTCCGGGGAAATTAACAGATTTGATTTTGGCTTAAAGTGGAACGCAGCTTTAGAAACCGGCGGTCTTGTTGTTAGCGAAGACGTAACTTTAAACATAAATCTAGAACTTAACAAACTATAA
- a CDS encoding cation transporter, producing MNKLLKTAKYLSIFTIVYNIAEGIVSVFFGANEETLTLFGFGLDSFVEVISGIGILHMILRMQKSEVNQRDNFERTSLKITGISFYVLSVGLIVGAILNLIYQHKPETTIAGIIISVISIFTMYFLMNAKLKIGKELNSDAIIADANCTKTCFYLSFILLFSSAFYEIFQIGYLDILGSLGIAYFSFKEGKEAIEKSKSQNLSCSCGCHN from the coding sequence ATGAACAAATTATTAAAGACAGCCAAATACTTAAGCATTTTTACAATTGTTTATAATATTGCCGAAGGAATTGTCTCTGTGTTTTTCGGAGCGAACGAAGAAACTTTAACTCTGTTCGGATTTGGTTTGGATAGTTTTGTGGAAGTAATTTCCGGCATTGGAATTCTTCACATGATTTTACGAATGCAAAAAAGTGAAGTTAATCAAAGAGATAATTTTGAACGAACCTCTTTAAAAATTACGGGAATTTCATTTTATGTTTTATCGGTGGGATTAATAGTTGGCGCAATTTTAAATTTAATTTATCAGCACAAACCGGAAACAACAATTGCTGGAATAATTATTTCCGTGATTTCGATTTTCACAATGTATTTTTTGATGAACGCAAAATTAAAAATCGGGAAAGAATTAAACTCAGATGCAATAATTGCCGATGCGAATTGCACAAAAACATGTTTTTATCTTTCATTCATTCTTCTTTTCTCAAGCGCATTTTATGAGATTTTTCAAATTGGATATTTAGACATTTTGGGTTCTTTGGGAATTGCCTACTTTTCTTTTAAAGAAGGAAAAGAAGCGATAGAAAAATCTAAATCACAAAACCTTTCTTGTTCTTGCGGATGTCATAATTAA
- a CDS encoding TolC family protein: MKFQKYIYVIILFSSINYFAQEKLTLSNAIKLGLENNYDVRIAKKDLQIADENNSWGTAGRYPTIDVSLTSVNRFDDTGTNEVSTNSLVPSATLNWTLFNGFKIYNTKDRLENIYNLTEGNVAFLVENRIQSIILGYYNVLLQKEKLNVFEEVEKLSKDRYDRAQLSKEIGSSVSYEVLQAKNSWLEDRSNFLSQKLILDNSVRSLNLLIGEKNDKTYDFIDDFSVLENQYLFDDLKNKMLANNRTLKNQYINQMISEKNIDIVRDDFYPTLRLNAGYDYENSNQTINNLPKVNTKGYDYYANLVLGWNLFNGTNTKRALEIAKIENEISKIETEQIEHSLTNTLSQLFELYNIRKELLIVADENLEAAKLNLEISQEKFKNGSISSFNFRDIQIIFLNASVQKLNAIYNLKETDTELARITGSIISEN; this comes from the coding sequence ATGAAATTTCAAAAATATATTTATGTAATAATTTTATTTTCGTCAATTAATTATTTTGCTCAAGAAAAACTTACTCTTTCAAATGCAATAAAACTAGGGCTCGAAAATAATTACGATGTTAGAATTGCAAAAAAAGATTTGCAAATTGCCGATGAAAACAATTCGTGGGGAACCGCCGGAAGATATCCAACAATTGATGTTAGCCTAACTTCGGTTAATAGATTTGACGATACCGGAACAAATGAAGTATCGACAAACAGCTTGGTTCCATCGGCAACATTAAATTGGACGTTGTTTAACGGCTTCAAAATTTATAACACAAAAGACAGATTAGAAAATATTTATAATCTTACCGAAGGCAACGTAGCTTTTCTTGTTGAGAACAGAATCCAATCAATTATTCTTGGTTATTACAACGTACTTCTGCAAAAAGAAAAATTAAATGTTTTTGAGGAGGTGGAAAAATTATCAAAAGATAGGTATGACCGAGCACAATTAAGCAAAGAAATTGGCAGCTCAGTAAGTTATGAAGTTCTTCAAGCAAAAAATTCTTGGCTGGAAGATAGATCAAATTTTCTATCTCAAAAATTAATTTTAGATAATTCTGTTCGTTCTTTGAATTTACTTATTGGTGAGAAGAACGATAAAACATATGATTTTATTGATGATTTTTCGGTTTTAGAAAATCAATATTTGTTTGATGATTTAAAAAACAAAATGTTGGCGAACAACAGAACTCTTAAAAATCAATATATAAATCAAATGATTTCCGAAAAAAATATAGATATTGTGCGCGATGATTTTTATCCAACACTGCGATTAAACGCCGGCTACGATTATGAAAATTCGAATCAGACAATTAATAATCTTCCCAAAGTAAATACAAAAGGATATGATTATTACGCAAATTTAGTTTTAGGCTGGAATTTGTTTAACGGCACGAACACCAAGCGGGCATTGGAAATTGCGAAGATTGAAAACGAAATTAGTAAAATTGAAACCGAGCAAATTGAACATTCTTTGACAAACACACTTTCGCAGCTTTTTGAATTATACAATATTAGAAAAGAACTTTTAATTGTTGCGGATGAAAATTTGGAAGCCGCAAAATTAAATTTGGAAATATCTCAAGAAAAATTTAAAAATGGTTCAATAAGCTCATTCAATTTTAGAGACATACAAATTATTTTTCTAAATGCATCTGTTCAAAAACTAAACGCAATTTATAATTTAAAAGAAACCGACACGGAATTAGCAAGAATTACCGGATCAATAATTTCGGAAAATTAA